One segment of Variovorax sp. PAMC28562 DNA contains the following:
- a CDS encoding ATP-dependent helicase: MSSGLNLAQQEAVNYLHGPCLVLAGAGSGKTRVITHKIGRLIETGMAPNRIAAITFTNKAATEMRERAKGLIGRDAKKVVICTFHALGVRMMREDGAVLGLKPAFSILDSDDVTKILKDAGGTTDAATARIWQWTISKWKNMGLNAAQAEAIAADDNERITAKVMGRYEERLSAYQSVDFDDLIGMPLKLLQQHADVRVKWQAALGHVLVDEYQDTNATQYEVLKALVGEGGRFTAVGDDDQSIYGWRGATLDNLKKLPIDYPTLKVVKLEQNYRSTSGILRAANNVIAPNPKLFPKTLFSELGEGEPVRVVDADSEAHEAERAVARIQSLRAGETITQSSTGTQHLEWRNFAVLYRANHQARVFEQALRKANIPYKVSGGQSFFDRAEIKDLCGWFRLWVNNDDDPAFLRAVTTPKRGIGHTTLASLGTFASQYKLSLFEALFSPSLPSVMAKRAHEQLHEFGRYINDLEYKARRTMGAEDSRAFMTEWLKEIDYEKHLYDGEDSEQVAAARWTNVLEFCDWMSARAGGEIDDASGATVESERKSLLEVAQTISLLSTISEREKDQNVVTLSTLHASKGLEWPHVMLVGVTEGLLPFKLDDDNGKQEKISDSTLERLQEERRLMYVGITRAQRTLAVSWTKKRKKGREMIAGIPSRFIAEMALDKTTAKEDPREKLKALRAEFARKALDSAAAAAAAAAAP; the protein is encoded by the coding sequence ATGTCATCCGGTCTCAATCTCGCGCAACAGGAAGCGGTCAACTATCTGCACGGGCCGTGCCTGGTGCTGGCCGGCGCCGGCTCCGGCAAGACCCGGGTCATCACGCACAAGATCGGACGGCTCATCGAAACCGGCATGGCGCCGAACCGCATCGCGGCCATCACCTTTACGAACAAGGCCGCTACCGAAATGCGCGAGCGCGCCAAAGGGTTGATCGGGCGTGACGCAAAGAAGGTAGTGATCTGCACCTTCCATGCGCTGGGCGTTCGCATGATGCGGGAAGACGGTGCAGTGCTCGGCCTGAAGCCCGCCTTCAGCATCCTCGACAGCGACGACGTCACCAAGATCCTCAAAGATGCCGGCGGCACCACCGATGCCGCGACCGCGCGCATCTGGCAGTGGACCATCAGCAAGTGGAAGAACATGGGCCTGAATGCGGCTCAGGCCGAGGCCATCGCGGCGGACGACAACGAGCGCATCACCGCCAAAGTGATGGGCCGCTACGAAGAGCGGTTGTCGGCCTACCAGAGTGTCGACTTCGACGACCTGATCGGTATGCCGCTCAAGCTGCTGCAGCAACACGCCGATGTGCGGGTCAAGTGGCAAGCCGCACTGGGCCATGTGCTGGTCGACGAATACCAGGACACCAACGCGACGCAGTACGAAGTGCTGAAGGCGCTCGTCGGCGAGGGCGGGCGCTTTACCGCGGTGGGTGACGACGACCAGTCGATCTACGGCTGGCGCGGCGCGACGCTCGACAACCTGAAAAAGCTGCCGATCGACTATCCGACACTTAAGGTCGTGAAGCTCGAACAAAACTACCGCAGCACATCCGGCATCCTGCGTGCGGCCAATAACGTGATCGCGCCGAATCCAAAGCTGTTCCCGAAAACGCTGTTCAGCGAACTGGGCGAAGGCGAACCGGTGCGCGTGGTCGATGCCGACAGCGAGGCGCATGAAGCCGAACGCGCAGTGGCGCGGATCCAGAGCCTGCGCGCCGGCGAAACCATCACGCAAAGCTCTACCGGCACGCAGCACCTGGAGTGGCGCAACTTCGCGGTGCTGTATCGCGCCAATCACCAGGCACGGGTGTTCGAGCAGGCGCTGCGCAAAGCCAACATTCCCTACAAGGTATCCGGCGGGCAAAGCTTCTTCGATCGGGCCGAGATCAAGGATCTGTGCGGCTGGTTCCGGTTGTGGGTCAACAACGACGACGATCCGGCGTTTCTGCGCGCAGTGACGACACCCAAGCGCGGCATCGGCCATACGACGCTGGCCAGCCTGGGCACCTTCGCGAGCCAGTACAAGCTGAGCTTGTTCGAGGCGCTGTTCAGTCCTTCATTGCCCAGCGTCATGGCCAAGCGCGCGCACGAGCAGTTGCACGAGTTCGGCCGCTACATCAACGACCTCGAATACAAGGCGCGCCGCACCATGGGCGCCGAAGATTCGCGCGCTTTCATGACCGAATGGCTGAAAGAGATCGACTACGAGAAGCACCTGTACGACGGTGAAGACAGCGAGCAGGTCGCGGCTGCACGGTGGACCAACGTGCTGGAGTTCTGCGACTGGATGTCGGCCCGCGCCGGCGGCGAGATCGACGATGCGTCGGGCGCGACGGTCGAGAGCGAACGCAAGAGCCTCCTCGAAGTGGCGCAGACCATCTCTTTGCTCTCGACCATCAGCGAACGCGAGAAAGACCAGAACGTCGTCACGCTGTCGACGCTGCATGCCTCCAAGGGTCTGGAGTGGCCGCACGTCATGCTCGTCGGCGTGACCGAAGGGCTGTTGCCCTTCAAGCTCGACGACGACAACGGCAAGCAGGAAAAGATCAGCGACAGCACGTTGGAGCGGCTGCAGGAAGAGCGCCGGCTGATGTACGTCGGCATCACGCGTGCACAACGCACGCTGGCCGTGAGCTGGACCAAGAAGCGCAAGAAGGGCCGCGAGATGATCGCCGGCATTCCGAGCCGCTTCATCGCTGAAATGGCACTCGACAAGACCACCGCCAAGGAAGACCCGCGCGAGAAGCTCAAGGCCCTGCGTGCCGAGTTCGCGCGCAAGGCACTGGACAGCGCAGCCGCTGCAGCGGCCGCCGCCGCGGCGCCATGA
- a CDS encoding phospholipase A yields the protein MTSRIRTLAALLALFGFACAKAQAADKPPSQLASAQLTWQQCSALGASNDARLACYDRWAQQQTLPPTSVPTAPPVLATTQPATPVDASIPATRVVSVSTEEGCRDRQYSELSRFWELENGSDCGTFVFRGYRPINVSFSAANDKPGIPTSPAEGHTGTATAYQANEMRIGVSIRTKLAQGLLTQNDPQKKDSLWFGYSQQSTWQIFNSELSRPFRTTDHEPELMYVYPTDFALPGGWRWRYAGLGLVHNSNGQSLPLSRSWNRTYLMGGMELDDRFTVTGRIWKRINESAQSDDNPDIENFVGRAEITGRWNLNRDNTLGVTVRNNLRDSGRGSVRFEWLKAIGDPTKSNLRFHTQLFHGYGDTLVDYNRKRTVLSIGLSLVDF from the coding sequence ATGACTTCACGCATTCGTACACTCGCCGCGCTGCTGGCCCTATTTGGCTTCGCATGCGCAAAGGCGCAAGCTGCGGACAAGCCACCGAGCCAACTCGCCAGCGCGCAACTCACCTGGCAACAGTGCAGCGCGCTGGGGGCGAGCAACGACGCACGGCTCGCGTGCTACGACCGCTGGGCTCAGCAGCAGACGCTGCCACCGACGTCCGTACCGACCGCGCCGCCCGTGCTGGCCACGACACAGCCGGCCACCCCCGTCGATGCGTCCATACCGGCAACCCGCGTGGTGTCGGTCAGCACCGAAGAAGGTTGCCGCGACCGCCAATATTCCGAGCTGTCGCGCTTCTGGGAATTGGAGAACGGCAGCGACTGCGGCACCTTCGTGTTCCGTGGCTATCGCCCGATCAATGTCTCGTTTTCAGCGGCCAACGACAAACCGGGAATTCCGACGTCACCGGCCGAAGGTCACACCGGCACCGCGACCGCGTATCAGGCCAACGAGATGCGCATCGGTGTCTCGATCAGAACCAAACTGGCGCAAGGCCTGCTGACGCAAAACGATCCACAAAAAAAGGATTCGCTCTGGTTCGGCTACTCGCAGCAATCGACCTGGCAGATTTTCAACAGCGAGCTGTCGCGCCCCTTTCGCACTACCGACCATGAGCCTGAGCTGATGTACGTCTACCCCACCGACTTCGCCTTACCCGGGGGGTGGAGATGGCGCTATGCCGGCCTCGGTCTGGTACACAACTCGAACGGCCAGAGCCTGCCGCTGTCGCGCAGCTGGAACCGTACGTACCTGATGGGCGGCATGGAATTGGATGACCGCTTTACCGTCACCGGCCGCATCTGGAAGCGCATCAACGAGAGCGCCCAGAGCGACGACAACCCGGATATCGAGAACTTTGTCGGTCGCGCTGAGATCACCGGCCGCTGGAACTTGAATCGCGACAACACGCTCGGCGTCACGGTGCGCAACAACCTGCGTGACAGTGGCCGCGGGTCGGTGCGCTTCGAGTGGCTCAAGGCCATCGGGGATCCGACCAAGAGCAACCTGCGCTTTCATACGCAGCTGTTCCATGGGTACGGCGATACGCTGGTCGACTACAACCGCAAACGCACTGTGCTGAGCATCGGCCTGAGCCTGGTCGACTTCTAG
- a CDS encoding Crp/Fnr family transcriptional regulator, whose protein sequence is MPTSSNQMIERLPRAARSRLIALCEPHPLVLSEVLCEAKTSTRHVYFPTEGFISLVSVIDGNQGIEVGMVGQEGMLGAHLALGVASQPLHALVQGTGSALRINARAFRVELSQSPALQSAVFRYLHVLMAQLAVSTACVRFHSVQPRLARWLLMSQDRAASDGFRVTHEFLAYMLGVRRVGITSAASALRRDGLISYHRGDVTVLDRKGLEAAACTCYAADCRSYAAVMG, encoded by the coding sequence TTGCCCACTTCGTCGAATCAAATGATCGAGCGGCTGCCGCGCGCCGCCCGTTCCAGGCTCATCGCACTCTGCGAACCGCACCCGCTGGTACTGTCCGAAGTCCTTTGCGAGGCCAAAACGTCCACGCGGCACGTTTACTTTCCGACGGAGGGCTTTATCTCGCTGGTGTCCGTCATCGATGGGAACCAAGGCATCGAAGTCGGAATGGTCGGACAAGAAGGCATGCTGGGTGCGCATCTGGCGCTCGGCGTGGCGTCGCAGCCTCTGCACGCGCTGGTACAGGGTACCGGGTCGGCATTGCGGATCAATGCTCGCGCCTTTCGCGTCGAATTAAGCCAAAGCCCGGCGTTGCAAAGCGCGGTCTTTCGTTATCTCCATGTGCTGATGGCTCAGCTCGCTGTATCGACCGCCTGTGTGCGCTTTCACTCCGTGCAACCAAGATTGGCCCGTTGGCTCTTGATGAGCCAGGACCGAGCAGCCTCGGACGGTTTTCGTGTCACGCATGAATTTTTGGCCTACATGCTCGGCGTTCGAAGGGTGGGAATCACTTCTGCAGCGAGTGCATTGCGGCGCGATGGGCTGATCAGCTATCACCGTGGTGACGTGACAGTGCTCGATCGCAAAGGCCTGGAAGCCGCTGCCTGCACTTGCTATGCGGCGGATTGCCGGTCTTACGCAGCTGTCATGGGGTGA
- a CDS encoding DUF6088 family protein has translation MSDLKSAVLSLVKADGASRVWVPTDFAAFGSRDAIDKTLQRLVHDGELRRIDRGLYDRPTLNSLTKRPTSPDYRAIVDAIARRDQLRLLVDGLTAANDLGLTDAVPARVTIHTDARRRSVKLDNLVIEFKQTAPSRLYWAGRPAMRVVQALRWLKDTLATDRQRILGKLGKLLADPVHGDAIRKDLLEGFSTLPTWMQSLVRELPGCDPKITAAALLKRAKSSTSAKRPCPKSAIGEAA, from the coding sequence ATGTCCGACCTTAAATCCGCTGTCCTATCCCTCGTCAAAGCTGACGGGGCCAGCCGTGTCTGGGTGCCGACGGACTTTGCCGCCTTCGGCAGCCGCGATGCGATCGACAAAACACTGCAACGCCTGGTCCACGACGGTGAGCTGAGACGCATCGACAGAGGGTTGTACGACAGGCCGACCCTCAACAGCCTCACAAAACGCCCCACCAGTCCGGACTACCGCGCCATCGTGGACGCCATCGCTCGTCGGGATCAACTTCGCCTGCTGGTCGACGGCCTGACTGCGGCGAACGACCTTGGCCTGACCGACGCGGTGCCCGCCCGCGTCACGATCCACACCGACGCCAGACGGCGATCCGTGAAGCTGGACAACCTGGTCATCGAGTTCAAGCAGACGGCCCCCAGCCGTCTGTATTGGGCCGGCCGGCCAGCCATGCGTGTTGTGCAGGCCCTGCGCTGGCTGAAAGACACCTTGGCCACCGACCGGCAGCGGATCTTGGGCAAGTTGGGCAAGCTGCTGGCTGATCCGGTCCACGGCGACGCCATACGCAAAGACCTTCTGGAAGGCTTCAGCACGTTGCCGACCTGGATGCAAAGCCTCGTACGCGAACTGCCGGGATGCGATCCCAAGATCACGGCCGCCGCGCTACTCAAACGAGCCAAATCCAGCACAAGTGCGAAGCGCCCCTGTCCGAAGAGCGCGATCGGGGAGGCTGCATGA
- a CDS encoding nucleotidyl transferase AbiEii/AbiGii toxin family protein — translation MNADFQTVIAAADAERRDLFLGAAARLGSAVQNVEKDFWVCWALDALFNGLPAGGPRLLFKGGTSLSKAFGLISRFSEDIDITVFRDDLGQGVEAADLDALSGKKRRARLDAIRDACKSYIAGPLTTQFTEAAAAAIPEERFLLEADPEDKDGQTLLFWYPQVTAAEGDYIRAAVKIEAGAKSALDPHIAATVTPYVAADLPDLNLVVSGVTTVQPERTFWDKVIILHGLRQWYDRRQELRHEGQRVSRHYYDIHRLLQAEGAPAWQANLDLAADCATHARLFFGSPDLGLDSAAAGTFTLTPDAAMHDALGRDYAAMSGMIFGDIPPLDTVLASVASLQEAINAAAKSPLGRGTSA, via the coding sequence ATGAACGCCGACTTCCAGACCGTGATCGCGGCTGCAGATGCCGAGCGACGAGATCTTTTCCTCGGTGCTGCGGCGCGCCTCGGCTCCGCCGTCCAGAACGTCGAGAAAGACTTCTGGGTCTGCTGGGCTTTGGACGCGCTGTTCAACGGCCTTCCGGCTGGTGGCCCGCGGCTGCTCTTCAAGGGGGGCACATCCCTCTCGAAGGCCTTCGGACTCATCTCCCGTTTCTCCGAAGACATCGACATCACGGTCTTCCGCGATGACCTGGGTCAGGGCGTCGAAGCGGCAGACCTGGACGCGCTCAGCGGCAAGAAGCGCCGCGCCCGGCTTGACGCCATCCGCGATGCCTGCAAAAGCTACATAGCCGGGCCGCTGACCACCCAGTTCACCGAAGCCGCAGCCGCTGCGATTCCCGAAGAGCGATTCCTGCTGGAAGCCGATCCGGAAGATAAGGACGGTCAAACCCTTCTGTTCTGGTATCCCCAAGTCACGGCGGCCGAAGGCGACTACATTCGCGCCGCCGTCAAGATCGAGGCTGGCGCGAAATCCGCCCTGGACCCGCACATCGCCGCGACTGTGACGCCGTACGTTGCGGCCGACTTGCCCGATCTGAATCTCGTCGTCTCCGGCGTGACGACAGTCCAACCGGAACGAACGTTCTGGGACAAGGTGATCATCCTGCACGGTCTGCGCCAGTGGTACGACCGTCGTCAGGAACTGCGCCACGAAGGGCAGCGGGTATCACGTCACTATTACGACATCCATCGCCTTTTGCAGGCGGAAGGCGCACCAGCCTGGCAAGCCAATCTCGATCTTGCCGCAGACTGCGCAACACATGCCAGGTTGTTCTTCGGGAGCCCTGACCTGGGGCTGGACTCAGCAGCCGCAGGCACATTCACGCTGACCCCCGACGCTGCGATGCACGACGCGCTCGGGCGAGACTACGCGGCCATGTCCGGAATGATCTTCGGCGACATCCCGCCTCTGGATACGGTACTGGCAAGTGTTGCGTCGCTTCAAGAAGCGATTAACGCCGCGGCCAAGTCACCCTTGGGCAGAGGGACGTCAGCATGA
- a CDS encoding tyrosine-type recombinase/integrase has product MARPRKDQPLDLTQAMELTAGAIERLVCPPGKDQVFLRDSKSPGLRVRATASGAKSFVFEAKLDRKTIRRTIGDVKAWPIEEARVEANRLRVTLDKGHDPRELDRELEAVKAAKVAEGVANALTVQEAWDRYTKERKPHWGDRNYADHEKMTQEGGKAHKRHADVKTIAGPMASLMSMRLVDLDAAAIESWAAHEAKTRPARVRLALRLLKAFLRWAGGEADMKGKADPTAASAKKTREIAGKPQAKNDYLQREQLEAWFSKVKQIPNLTISVYLQVLLLTGARREELAALRWADVNFQWKGMNMKDKIEGQRPVPLTPYVSSLLRSLPRRNEWVFSSQTSKSGRLAEPSIAHRKACTAAGLKLTLHGLRRSFASLCEWLDIPGGISAQIQGHAPQGVREQNYIRRPLDLLRVHHEKIEAWMLEQAKITFDPSADAQLKAVA; this is encoded by the coding sequence ATGGCCCGCCCCCGCAAAGACCAGCCCCTCGACCTCACCCAAGCCATGGAGCTGACTGCTGGAGCCATAGAGCGCCTTGTCTGCCCGCCCGGCAAGGACCAGGTTTTCCTGCGGGATAGCAAGTCGCCGGGTCTGCGAGTGCGCGCCACGGCCAGCGGCGCCAAGTCGTTCGTCTTCGAAGCCAAGCTCGACCGCAAGACGATCCGCCGCACCATCGGCGATGTGAAGGCGTGGCCCATCGAAGAGGCGCGCGTCGAGGCGAACCGACTTCGCGTCACGCTGGACAAAGGGCACGACCCGCGCGAACTGGATCGCGAGCTTGAAGCGGTGAAGGCTGCAAAGGTCGCTGAAGGCGTCGCCAACGCCCTGACGGTGCAAGAAGCGTGGGACAGGTACACCAAGGAGCGGAAACCTCACTGGGGCGACCGGAACTACGCCGACCACGAGAAGATGACGCAAGAGGGTGGCAAAGCGCACAAGCGCCACGCCGATGTCAAAACAATTGCCGGCCCTATGGCGTCTCTCATGTCCATGCGCCTTGTCGACCTCGACGCCGCGGCCATCGAATCATGGGCGGCACACGAAGCCAAGACCCGCCCTGCCCGCGTGCGCCTCGCTCTCCGGCTGCTGAAGGCTTTCCTTCGCTGGGCCGGTGGCGAAGCCGATATGAAGGGCAAGGCAGATCCAACCGCGGCCAGCGCCAAGAAAACGCGGGAGATCGCTGGGAAGCCGCAGGCCAAGAACGACTATCTGCAGCGGGAACAACTGGAGGCGTGGTTTTCCAAGGTGAAGCAGATCCCCAACCTCACCATCTCCGTGTACCTGCAGGTGCTGCTGCTGACCGGCGCTCGGCGGGAAGAGTTGGCCGCGCTGCGTTGGGCCGACGTGAACTTCCAATGGAAAGGCATGAACATGAAAGACAAGATCGAAGGTCAGCGGCCTGTTCCGTTGACGCCCTACGTGTCGTCGCTGCTTCGCTCCCTGCCACGACGCAACGAGTGGGTGTTCTCCAGTCAGACCAGTAAGTCGGGGCGCCTTGCAGAGCCGAGCATTGCGCATCGCAAGGCATGCACAGCCGCAGGGCTCAAATTGACGCTGCATGGCTTGCGCCGGTCTTTCGCCAGCCTGTGCGAGTGGCTGGACATCCCTGGCGGCATCAGCGCCCAGATCCAAGGACACGCACCGCAAGGCGTGCGCGAGCAGAACTACATCCGGAGGCCACTGGATCTCCTGCGGGTGCACCACGAGAAGATCGAGGCGTGGATGCTGGAACAGGCAAAGATCACGTTCGACCCGTCGGCCGATGCCCAGCTCAAGGCCGTCGCCTGA
- a CDS encoding phospholipase D family protein, with translation MQIGCSVQPSSTDAPAAVSLQPGTRIDVAFSPEAGAEALVLKVMDSAQRSLRLAGYSFTSPAVVRALVNARKRGVDVKVLLDDRGNRGKASIAAMNLIAGADIPIRVISSYAIHHDKYIVVDGRHTETGSFNYSQAAARSNSENVLVVWNDERVASSYLAHWDSRWAQGVAVEVSF, from the coding sequence TTGCAGATCGGCTGCAGCGTGCAGCCATCTTCGACAGATGCGCCCGCAGCCGTGTCCTTGCAGCCGGGCACCCGCATCGATGTCGCTTTCTCACCGGAAGCGGGTGCAGAGGCCCTGGTGCTCAAGGTCATGGACAGCGCCCAGCGATCGTTGCGCCTTGCCGGCTATTCCTTCACATCTCCCGCCGTCGTCCGTGCACTCGTGAACGCGCGCAAGCGCGGCGTGGACGTCAAAGTCCTACTGGATGACCGGGGCAACCGCGGTAAGGCCAGCATCGCCGCAATGAACTTGATCGCAGGCGCCGATATACCGATCAGGGTGATCTCGAGCTATGCCATCCACCATGACAAATACATCGTGGTCGATGGCCGGCACACGGAGACGGGTTCCTTTAACTACAGCCAGGCGGCCGCACGGTCCAACTCCGAGAACGTGCTCGTGGTCTGGAACGATGAACGCGTCGCGTCGAGTTATCTCGCGCATTGGGACAGCCGCTGGGCTCAAGGGGTTGCGGTGGAAGTGAGCTTCTGA
- a CDS encoding DUF6794 domain-containing protein produces MDGSDGFPETVDAAVRLLIAMVPKAEQARIAAMARDELVVLHFGLGLWIRNNLGLWQGNRALLEACGVQSPDDASTFLIEAFWRELRALEPKLH; encoded by the coding sequence ATGGACGGCTCAGACGGCTTTCCGGAAACAGTCGACGCAGCTGTTCGGCTGCTGATCGCGATGGTGCCGAAAGCAGAACAGGCACGAATCGCAGCCATGGCGCGGGACGAACTGGTGGTGTTGCACTTCGGTTTGGGCCTGTGGATCCGAAACAACCTCGGGCTGTGGCAAGGCAACCGGGCGTTGCTCGAAGCTTGTGGTGTCCAAAGCCCAGACGATGCTTCGACCTTCCTCATCGAGGCGTTCTGGCGGGAGCTGCGTGCCCTGGAGCCAAAGCTTCACTGA
- a CDS encoding SOS response-associated peptidase, whose product MCNRYVTPAEAEMERFWHLGPTNRPPLFPRQVFPRSPGPFIRRARHSTGYERELVVGQWGLIPWFAKEPKLKFPTNNARSEELAEKASYKDPWKRGQRCIIPAASFDEPNWETGKNIWWQFSRADGAPWGLAGLWNVWTNKDTGEVHESYTMLTLNADDHELMRRMHKPDPKFAPDAQDKRSVIPIEAGDVDQWLAGTVEEAKQMLRLASVDVFVAGPIVAPATLVASNDSDKAP is encoded by the coding sequence ATGTGCAATCGCTACGTCACGCCCGCTGAAGCGGAGATGGAACGCTTCTGGCACCTCGGCCCAACGAACCGGCCGCCGTTGTTTCCGCGCCAGGTCTTCCCGCGGTCGCCGGGGCCTTTCATTCGGCGCGCACGTCATTCAACAGGGTACGAGCGCGAGCTGGTCGTCGGCCAGTGGGGCTTGATCCCATGGTTCGCCAAAGAACCCAAACTCAAGTTTCCCACCAACAATGCGCGCAGCGAAGAGCTGGCGGAGAAGGCCAGCTACAAAGACCCGTGGAAGCGCGGGCAGCGCTGCATCATTCCAGCGGCATCGTTCGACGAACCCAACTGGGAAACGGGCAAGAACATCTGGTGGCAGTTCAGCCGCGCGGATGGCGCGCCGTGGGGTCTGGCGGGCCTGTGGAACGTCTGGACGAACAAGGACACCGGCGAGGTGCACGAGAGCTACACGATGCTCACACTCAACGCCGACGACCACGAACTGATGCGCCGCATGCACAAGCCCGATCCGAAGTTCGCCCCGGACGCGCAGGACAAGCGCAGCGTGATCCCAATCGAGGCCGGCGATGTCGACCAGTGGCTGGCCGGCACCGTCGAGGAAGCCAAGCAGATGTTGCGACTCGCGTCGGTGGATGTGTTCGTCGCCGGGCCTATCGTTGCACCAGCAACGCTGGTCGCGTCCAACGATAGTGACAAAGCACCCTAG
- a CDS encoding helix-turn-helix domain-containing protein, which yields MKEPMALSRATMGFQNQTSSFDFTANVGVAARRYLTRKEQHKVILSALRHSPKTTDFLRSVGCFQAPTRIHELRAQGYSIDTAMVNAWGADGRTHRMALYTLNEPTDDWVRPAAGSN from the coding sequence ATGAAAGAACCCATGGCACTTTCGAGGGCGACCATGGGCTTTCAAAATCAGACCAGCAGTTTCGATTTTACCGCCAACGTGGGCGTAGCAGCGCGCCGATACCTCACCCGCAAAGAGCAGCACAAGGTCATCTTGTCAGCGCTGCGTCACAGCCCCAAAACGACGGATTTTTTGCGCTCCGTCGGTTGCTTCCAAGCCCCGACTCGTATCCACGAACTGCGCGCGCAGGGCTACAGCATCGACACCGCGATGGTGAATGCATGGGGCGCTGATGGCCGAACCCATCGCATGGCGCTCTACACGCTGAACGAACCGACAGACGACTGGGTTCGCCCAGCCGCAGGGAGCAACTGA
- a CDS encoding toprim domain-containing protein, which produces MSATTDSTEKFRSAIEAAGMTTPDEIFGDGLLHRFSPEGKRSDKPGWYVLHLDNIPAGTFGNWRTGETQTWCSRSDNDMSPAERVALRDRIKAAQHMRDAETARRNADAADKAAQIWALGVPAVGHPYLKLKGVKGHGLRVGRWQKWDGETGEITTLENVLYVPMRDTAGKLHSLQGITSNGEKLFLSGGKVKGMYHSIGRPSGRLIIGEGLATCSTVFEATGDAVAVAFNSGNLEPVARALRAKYPSLSIVLAADDDWQTPGNPGMTAAKNAAAAIGGLLAVPGFGNLPRGPKDTDWNDLARLAGSVNVEASA; this is translated from the coding sequence ATGAGCGCTACCACTGACTCCACCGAAAAGTTCCGTTCAGCGATCGAAGCTGCCGGCATGACTACACCTGACGAGATCTTCGGCGATGGACTTCTCCACCGCTTCAGCCCCGAAGGCAAGCGGAGCGACAAACCGGGCTGGTACGTCCTTCATCTGGACAACATCCCAGCCGGCACCTTCGGCAACTGGCGTACCGGCGAGACGCAAACATGGTGCTCGAGGTCCGACAACGACATGAGCCCCGCAGAACGCGTCGCCTTGCGTGATCGCATCAAAGCTGCGCAGCACATGCGTGACGCCGAGACAGCCCGACGCAACGCCGATGCTGCTGACAAGGCAGCGCAGATATGGGCGCTCGGCGTGCCTGCAGTAGGTCATCCCTACTTGAAGTTGAAGGGCGTCAAGGGTCACGGCCTGCGCGTCGGCCGGTGGCAGAAGTGGGACGGCGAAACCGGCGAGATCACCACGCTGGAGAACGTCCTCTACGTGCCCATGCGGGACACCGCGGGCAAGTTGCACAGCCTGCAGGGCATCACGAGCAACGGCGAAAAACTCTTTCTTTCTGGGGGCAAGGTCAAAGGCATGTATCACTCCATCGGTCGCCCAAGTGGGCGGCTCATCATCGGCGAGGGGCTTGCAACCTGCTCCACAGTCTTCGAGGCAACAGGTGATGCGGTCGCCGTCGCGTTCAACTCCGGCAACCTTGAACCGGTGGCGCGTGCGCTGCGAGCAAAGTACCCATCCCTCTCCATCGTGCTCGCAGCCGATGACGACTGGCAGACGCCCGGCAACCCCGGCATGACCGCGGCAAAGAACGCTGCAGCAGCCATCGGTGGTCTGCTTGCCGTGCCTGGCTTCGGCAACCTACCTAGAGGACCGAAGGACACGGACTGGAACGATCTGGCCCGCCTGGCTGGTTCGGTGAATGTGGAGGCGTCGGCATGA